TTCTTCAAATATGTCTTGAATGTAATCCCATACAATGCTTAATTGTCCATTGCGTTGTGCTACCTGATTGTCTAAGTATACTTGTGATGTCTGGGTTATTCCTTGGAATTCTTCCATTATTGGTTCATATGCTATTTCTTCATTTTCGTTTTCATATTGATAGTTATCTCCTACGTCGGTAAATACTATCGGTGTTATTACCTGATTTATCATGTTGTTTTCTTTTGCCAGGTCTCTGATGAATTCTACTCCATCATAATGCCTGTGTTCCAATGCACTTAGTATTTTTTCCTGTACCCCTTTTACTTGGTCTATGAAGTTCTTTTCTTTCAGGTCACAGTCTATGAGTATGACGGATGTGAAGTCTCCTATGATATTGTTCACGTCTTCATGAAATGGTAGTCGGTTAAATACTGTCAGGTTTATTGCGAATCTCCTTTGATTGCTCCAATGTTTCAAGACCTTCCCGTAGGCTGTGCATAGTAGTGCTGCCATGGTCACTCCATTTTCTGCCGCATATTTTTTCAGTTGTTTCAATTCTTCTTCCACGAATAGTTTATGTTTTCTTGAAAAACTTGTTTTTTCTACT
This genomic interval from Vallitalea longa contains the following:
- a CDS encoding condensation domain-containing protein; protein product: VEKTSFSRKHKLFVEEELKQLKKYAAENGVTMAALLCTAYGKVLKHWSNQRRFAINLTVFNRLPFHEDVNNIIGDFTSVILIDCDLKEKNFIDQVKGVQEKILSALEHRHYDGVEFIRDLAKENNMINQVITPIVFTDVGDNYQYENENEEIAYEPIMEEFQGITQTSQVYLDNQVAQRNGQLSIVWDYIQDIFEE